AGTACACGTTCTAGCCGGTCGACCGGATCGCACCGTCACAGGTACGCGACGACCGCGTCGAGGACCTCGGTATCGACGAACAGGACCACGTGATCGCCGGCGTCGAGCACCGTTTCGCCGCGCGGCGTGATCAGCTCTCCGTCTCGCGCGATCGCCCCGATCACGACCCGATCGGACAGGTCGGCCATCACCTCCTGGATCCGGGTCCCCGCCAGCGGACTCGCAGCCTCGATCTCGAATTCGAGCACCTCCGCCCGATCGTGTTCGAGCATCGCGATCCGTTCGGTGCGCTGCTCGCGGGTGAATCGGGTGATCTCCTCGGCAGTAACGAGGCGCGGATTGACCGCGACGTCGATGCCGACGGTCTCGAAGATGTCGATGAACTCGCCGGCCTCGACGACGCCGATCGTGCGATCGACGCCGATCCGCTTCGCGAGCAGGGAGACGAGCAGGTTCCGCTCGTCGCCTTCGAGGGCGGCGACGACGATGTCGGACTCGGCGACGTGTTCCCGGACGAGGAAGTCGATGTCGGTCGCGTCGCTCTGGAGGACCAGCGTGTTGCGGAGGCGTTCGGCGAGTTCCCGTGCCCGGTCGGGGTCCTGTTCGACCAGTCGCGGCTCGAGTCCCCTCGATTCGAAGAGCCGGGCCACCTGGGCACCGATCTCGGTACCGCCGACGATGACGATCTCGTCCACATCTTCGATCGTCGGTGCGGGCGTCAGCGCTCCTGCGAACCCGCGGACGTTCTCCTCGGAGCCGATGACGACGACGGCGTCGCCGGCCCGTATCGCCGTCTCCCCGCGGGCGACGACGACGTCGTCGTCCCGGATGATCGCCGCGAAGGTCAACGACTCGTAGCGATCGGCCTCGGCGACGGTCTCGCCCGCGACCGGGCTGTCGGAGTGGACCTCGAACTCGGCCATCGTCACGAGTCCGTTCGCGAAGAGTTCGACGTCGCGGGCTCCCGGCATTCCGGCGATCCGGACGATCGTCCGTGCGGTCTGGAGGTCGGTACAGACCATGAAGTCGACGCCGAACGCCCGCTCGGATCGTTGCCACGTGTGAAACAGGCCCGGTTCCCGCACGCGAGCGATCGTGAACGGATCGGAGACGGCCTTCACCGCCCCGCAGACGACGATGTTCGTCTCGTCGACGTCCGTGCTGGCGATGACCAGGTCGGCGCCGTCGATCCCCGCCTCCTCGAGCGTCTCGATCGACGTGCCGTCGCCCTCGATCGCGAGAACGTCGTGCGAGTAGGTGACCGATTCGACGCGTTCACCGTCGATGTCGACGACGACGACGTCGTGATCGTCGTCGAGACTGGCGGCGATGTTGGTGCCGACCTCGCCGGCACCGACGACGATCACCCGCACGCGAGGGTCACCTCACTCCGGTCGATCGGGCGTGATCGACGGGGGACGGACGCGGGCGATCGACGGGGGGTGGTCGAGGGCGGTCGGCGCGGACCGATCGGACTCATGTAGTCAGTGTACTCGGGCGAGCGGGAAGTGAGTTTGCGTGGGGCCCGCAGGGTGACGGATCGGGTCAGGGCATCTCGTGGATCGTCAGTTCGACGTCGCGTCGTCGCCCTTCGATATCGGTGACCAGTCGTTCGACGACGGTCTCGGCCTCGTCTATGAGTCGTGGTTCGACCCTGTCGACGACCCAGTCCAGCGAGACGAATCGCGGGAGCGAGATCGAACTCCTGTCCGCGGAGTACGGGTCGTAGACGGCGTCGAAGTAGATTCGACTGGCCGTCGGTGCGTCCGTCGGGGCCGATTCGGGTTCCGGTTCGACTCGCCACTCTCCGCGAGCGTCGATGTCCTTGGTCAGTCGCCACTGCAGCGAGTTGGGCGGGGAGACGTCCGTCACCTTCGATCGGGCGGTGTAGGTGAGTTTCCACCAGGAGAGCACCAGATCGTAGACGGAACCGACGCTGCCGTCGCCGTGCACCCGGACCTCCGTGAGGTGGTCCGTGTACCGGGTGTAGTCCGTGAACGATCGGACGTGCGGGAAGACCTCCTCGGGGGGGCGGTAGGCGAGCGTGCTGAGGAGAATTCTGTCCACGGGAGCCGTGTAGGGGCGGTTCGATAGTAAGGATTGCTATCCCCGAACCGAGAGCCGTCCGACCCGGGATCGATCCGAGAACGAATCGACCCCGTTCCAGGCGACCGGCGGCGGTCCCCCCGCGACCGGGTGCTCCCTGCCGACTGGTGCGAACGGACGGCACCCGCCAACGGACGGCACCGATCAGGGGGTCCCGATCCCGTCGGCGGGATCGACGTCGTGACCGGTCTCGGAGCCGTGCGTCTCCAGCACGTTGATTTCGAACTCGACGCGTTCGCCGGCGAGTTCGTGATTGAAGTCGATCGTCACCTCGTCGTCGGCCACGTCGACGATCCAGCCGACCTCGCCGGTCTTGCTCTCGACGAGTTCGTTCACTTCGGCCGTGGTGTCGCTACGAGCCTCGATTTCGTCCCGGGGGACCGTGACCACGGCACTTTCGTCGACGGTGCCGTAGGCCGATTCGGGATCGAGGACGACCGTTCGCGTGTTGCCCTCGGACATCCCCTGCACGGCCTCGTCGATCCCCGGCAGCACGTGGCCCTCGCCGACGCGGAACTCGAGGGGCTTGAAGTCGCGGTTGTCGTGATAGATTCCCTCCTCGAGGGCGACGTCGACGTCGGTCGTCTCGAATATCTGTCCCGCGTCCGGACCGTCGACGAGGCGACCGGTCAGGTGGACGATCGCGATTTGGCCGGGTTCGATCATGGTCACTCCTCGACGGTGCAGTCCACGGCGTGGGGCATGTAGGCGTTGTTGCCGTATCCGCTCTGATTCCACGGGTACTGGTCGTCCTCGATGCTGCGGAGCTGGTCGTCGGGGTCGGAGATCGTTGCCGGTTGCGTGTAGCCGCGCTCGTCGGTCGCCCGAGAGGCGAGCGTGTGCTCGCCCGACGACGGGTCCTCCCAGACGTAGCGGAACTGCCGCCAGCCCGCGTTGCCGTCGACAGGGCCGAAGAACTCGGCCTCTCCCCAGGTGTCGCCGCCGTCCGTTGACACCTCGACCGTGTTGAGGCCGTCGTCCCCGGCCCACGCGACGCCGATGATTTCGACGGTTCCCGCGGGCGACGGTGACACGGTCTGGCCCTCGCCCGGATAGCCGATGATCGACTTCTCGACCTGATCGTACATGTAGGCGTTGCGGATCTCGTCGGTCCGCTCCATCTGGTCGCGCGTGTCGTAGACCGGAATGTCCTCATAGTGTTCCGCCCTGGTGTCTTCCTCGGGGACGATGCGGTAGGAGTACTGCTGCCAGTGCGTGTAGGTCCGCTGTCCGTCTTCGGGAGCGCCTTCCTCTTCCCACTCCTCGCCGATGACCATCGTCTCCATGACGTGCATCCGGTTGAGCCACTTCACGTTGTTACAGCCGAACCAGCCCGGAACGAGCAGCCGAACTGGGAACCCGTGGTCGGGCGACACCGGCGAGCCATTCATGTTGTACGCCAACAGCGTATCGTCCATCACCTTCTCCATCGGGATCGACCGGCAGAAGACGTCCTCGCCCTCCGGGTGTTCGCCGCCCATCACCGTGAGGAAGTACTCCCCGCTCGTCTCCGCCCCGTAGTACTCGAGGATTTCCGAGACGGGCGTCCCCGTCCAGACGGTGTTCCCGACGGCCCCGAAGGTCCACTGATTCCCGCCCACTTGCGGCTCGAAGTACGATCGGCCGTTCCCGGCACACTGCATCGTGTGGGTGACCGAGTCGGTGCTGAAGGAGTGTTTGATCTCCTCCATCGACAGTTCGACCTCCTCGTCGACGAGGCCGGTCAGCGAGACCGTCCACTCGGACTCCTCGATTTCGGGAGTCGGGTAGTGGTTCCGGATGTAGTGTTCCTCACGCGGCGTGATGTACTCCGCGTACGTCTCTCGGGCCGCGGCCTCTGCGTTTTCCGGCTCCGGCGAGAGAATCCGCAGTCCCGGATACCGTTCTTCGAGAGCCGGTCCCTCGTCCTCCGTTTCGTCCTCCCCTTCGTCCTGTGTCGGCTCTCCTTCGGCTTCCGCGTCACCGTTGCCGCTCTCTCCGCAGCCGGCGAGAACGCCGACGCCGGCGAGCGACCCCGTTGCCATCAGAAACCGCCGTCGTTCGACGAACCGGTCGCGTAGCGAACCACCGTCTGACCCTTCTCCCTCACTCGATTGCTGCTGTGACATGCGGTGTACTGTTTGTGGTAACCAATATCAAACATCGGCTGGTCCACACCAACCGCTACTCGGTGACGATCACCGTTCCAACCATTCCCTGTCCGGCGTGGGGAGTACAGACGTAGACGTACTCTCCCGGAACGGCAAACTCGTGTTCGAACGTTTCGTCTACGTCCATGATGGCGAAGTGGTCGTCGCCTTCGTAGGACGTGAACGGGTCGGCATCGTCCGGATTTTCGCATTTCGGCGACGCGTCCGGATGGCTCGTAACGTTGTGCCCTTCGCTCAACGCGGTCCACCGAACGGTGTCTCCCACCTCGATTTCGACCTCTTCGGGTTCGTATCGGAGGCGTCCTTCCGGGCCGACGTCGACCTCGGTGACGTCGCCGTCGCCCGATCCGTCGGCGTCGTCGCTAGATCCGTTGGCGTCCTGTTCGTCGTCGTCCTGTTCCCCGGAACATCCTGCAAGCGCCGACCCGATCGCGATCGCGCTGGCCGTCCGAAGGAACGTACGTCGTTCGATCATCCTGCACGCCATCGCAGGTAAGCGGCTTACATATAACCTGAATTGGCACAGACCAACCGATTCCGAACTCGAAGGCCGCCGGCGAGATGGGCAAACGTCACGGACCTCGTTATCCGACTCGAACGGAACAGCAGTCTCGCTGCTCGAGTGCGAGAGAAAAATTCGAGCAGTCGCACACTTACGGATACTCGTACCTATCGTATGAAATAGTATCACATATTTAGTGTCCCATGAGTGTTGTTATCACATGCGAGAACTCACCTTCGAACTCGGATATCAGGACGGAGCCTGTCCCCTGATGGACGTATTCATGGAGTATCCGACGCTGACGGCGGACTCCATCGGCAGTTGCATTCAGCGGGATCGGTTTTGGTTGATCGATCGATTCGTGGGGCCCTCGGCGGCGCTCGATCGCATCGAACGCATCAGGTTAGACGGGGACACGCCGAGAGAGGAAATAACGTCGTCGGACTGCCGAGCGATTCGACAGCACGAGATACTCGAACGCCCCTCGACGACGCTCGTTCTGTACTCGTTTGTGAAACGGACGCACACCTGCAATTCCGTGATGGCCCTTGCGGCTCGACACCTCGATCTCGGCGTCATCTTTCAGTCACAGCGACGCGGCAACTGTCACAGTTGGCGCTTGCTCATGCCGTCGGACGAGAACGTCGACGTGTTCTGCGAGCAGGCCGAAGCGCACCTCGACGACGGGATTCGCTTCACCCTCGGCCGACTCTGTGACGCGGAACAGTTGAACTACGACTCGCTGGCGTCGGTGTCGATTCCGCGAGAACAGCGGGAAACGCTCCGGGCAGCGATCGAACACGGCTACTACGAGACGCCGCGGGACATCACCGTCAGCGAACTCGCGGACGTTCTCGACGTTCCGCAATCGACGGTTTCCTATCGCCTCCGTCAGGCGGAAGCACGACTCGCCAAAGGCTACCTCCACCGTTCCGACGGCGAGTTCCGCGCTCGAGCCACGAAACACACGTGATCGATCGGGACGACGGCTATCTCGATACCTACGCGAAGAGTCCCCAGGCGATCCGGTCCCAGAGGCGTTCGTAGGTGTAATAGGTGCCGGTCTTCACCACGTTAGCGACGATCCCGATGTCGATGGCGGCCCGAGCGTCGTCGACGACGACCCAGGCGACCGCGATCGTGATCGCGACCATCAGGAGCCGATAGCCCAGGGTCTTTATTATCGCCCGCTTTCGCGCCTGAAGCGGACGGGACGAGACGGACGTCGAGTGTGACATGCCGACTATTACCACATTCGCCATCTTAAATGTAACCGATACCGGTACCATTTTCGAGACGATATAATGGTATTCGGTTCCCCTTCTTCGGGAACGTGTCTCGACGCCGGGGACTCGAGACGCCGTAGCGGGCTTCGAGAGCGACGAGTTTCGACGCCGACGGAGTCGATGGAAATTCTTGGCTCTGTTGAAATCCTCGGAGAGTTACAGCTTCGAGTAGTGGGTTGACCGAATGCAGACTCTCCCAAAATCAAGGTTGCTTCAATTCGTAGAGAAGGCATTTCACTTAGCTCAACGAGCTACGGCCCGATACTCCTCCAAGTTCTCGAAGCAACGCTACACGCTCCACCAACACATCGTTCTGCTCTGTCTGAAAATCCGCAAGAACACGTCATACCGTACACTTCTTGACGAACTCATCGAGATGCCACGTATTAGAAACGAAATTGGTCTCGCTGAAATTCCATCGCCGTCAATACTGTGTAAAGCGTTCCATCGCCTTGAGATGGCTGTGTGGCGTGTGCTTCTCAATCTCTCGGTCGCGTTGCTCCCAACCAATGGTGTTGTCAGCATTGACGCGTCAGGCTTCGATCGAAGCTATGCATCCAAGCATTATACGAAACGAGCGAAACTCACTATCCAGCAGTTGAAAGTCACACTCTTGATCGATACCAAAGCGAACGCTATCCTTGATATTCACGTCACAACGACCCGAAAACACGATTCACAGATCGCTCCATCACTCATCAGGCGCAATCGCAACAGCATCCGTATCCTGCTCGGAGACAAGGGATACGACGACCAGACAATCCGATCGCTCGCACGGGAATATGAGATACGTCCACTCATCAAGCATCGGGAATTCACCTCACTCCACTACGCGTGGAATGCGCGGATGGACACTGATCTCTACGGGCACCGCAGTCAAAGTGAAACGGTTAATTCCGCTCTCAAACGGAAGTACGGTGCCTTCGTACGGTCACGGTACTGGTGGAAACAGTTCCGTGAACTCGTCATCAGGTGCGTTGTCTACAATATTGAGATCGATCTCTCCAACTAATCGGCTCACAGAGAGCGTTACGAGACAGTGACCCAGCGGTCATCTGCAATCAAACCAGTGATGAGTTCACCGGTGAGGTCTATGCCGCTGGGCGCATACCGACACTATGAGTGTCGTCGCCGAATTCACTGTCGATGCAGACCAGTTTCAACTCGGTGACACCCTCTCGGGCGTACCGGGTATCACCTTTGAACTTGAACGGTGTGTCCCAACAGGAGACCTTGCTCTCCCGTTCCTGTGGGCTACCACAGAAGAAGACCTCGACGAGGTGGTGGAAACGTTTGAAACGCAACTCCTCGACAGTCCGTATGTCAAGAAAATTCTGGCTCTCGATAAGATAAAAAACGGAATATTCTACCGAATCTCGTGGACAGATCCTACAGAGGATCTCCTCGATGCGATCATTATGTCAGACGCGACTATCCTCCAAGCACGCTCCGAGCAGGGAACGCGATGGGAGTTCAGCGTTCGGTTTGTGGATCACGATAAGTTGGCGTTGTTTCAAAACACCTTGGCTGATCACGAGGTCAGAATCCATATCGACCGTATCTACACGTTCGCCGAGGAGACCGATCACCGACGACAGTTCGATCTTTCGTTCGAACAACGGGAAGCGTTAGTGCTCGCAGTTCAGCGAGGCTACTTTGCGACGCCGAGCAAAGTGAGTCTCGACGAGTTAGCGGACGAACTCGGTATTACAAAACAGGCGGTCTCGGCCCGCATTCGGCGTGCCAACGAGAAAGTTCTCGAAACGACGTTGCTCTCCTCGGCAGTTGCGGAGCGTGGTGGTGATTAACTTCCACGGGAAATAAAAGGGCTTGACTCGTCAGTGAACACCCTTACTCGTAGTTGCTCCGGACTGAAACCTGCATGGCAAACGACGATCCGGCCTCGACGGACAAGACATCACTAAGCGAGGTCTTCGATGTGCTCACCCACGGTTCCCGGCGACGGATTCTCTTGGAACTGGCCGATCACAATCCACGGACTGCGGCTGAATTCGAGGCCGAAGAATTCGCCGTAGGGGAGGGCAATCACGACTCGCCTAAAATTGAACTCCACCACACTCATTTGCCTGCTCTGGCAGACGCGGGGTTCATCAACTGGGACTCCCAGACTGGGACAATTACCCGCGGGCCCCGCTTCGGTGAAATTGAGCCGCTTCTCACATTGATTGACGACCAGCAAGAAGGACTCCCGACCGACTGGCCGTAATCCACCAGCGCCATTTGGGCGTTTAACGTGTCAGACCTGAACGGTTTCAACAAGGCCAAATTCTTCTATACGCGCGGTGACCAACTGATAGTCATGCGAGACGTCTGTATCGTCGGTGGCGGCGTCGCCGGACTCGCCGCGTCGATCTTCACCGCCCGGGCCGGACTGGACACCCTCGTCGTCGACGGCGGGGAATCGATCCTCGCGCGCAACGCCAGCCTCGAGAACTATCCCGGTTTCCCGGACGGGGTCGACGCCCGCCGTTACCTGCAACTGACCCGCGAGCAGGCCCGCAACGCGGGTGCCGCGTTCGAACTGGGCCGGGTCACGCGCGCCGCCCCGATCGACAGCGCGACGCCGCCGGAATCGCGAGAGGCCGGTGACACCGGCGACGAAACGGCTCCCGAGGAGGGGTTCGTCCTCGAAACCGAAGGTGGCGAGCCGATCGAGACCCGCCGCGTGCTCGCCGCCTCGTGGGCGGACAGCGACTACCTCGAACCGCTGGACGTCGGCCGCACACAGCGGGGCAGCAAGCACCTCGTCGCGGTCGACGAGGCCGGCCGGACGGCCGTCGAAGGGGTCTACGCGGCGGGCCGCATCGCGGACGAACCCCACCAGGCGATCGTGGCCGCCGGTCACGGGGCGAAGGTCGGCCTCGCGGTTATCCACGACTCCGAGGTGAACTTCTACCACGACTGGGTCGTCCCCGAGGGCTACTTCACCGGTCGGGGCCGAGAGGTGCCGCCGGGCTGTGAGGAGATCGGCGACGCGCAACGCCGCGAACGGGACGAGCAGGCACGGGAGCGGATTCTCGAGGCCTTCTCGGAACCGCTCGACGAGCAACCGACGATGCACCCGAGCGTCGATCGGGACTGATCGGGACGGGCGTTCGGCTTCGTTTCGCGATTTCGGACAGTGTCCGCGGTCCCGAAACGAGGGATAAACGAACCGGCGCGATCGGCTGTCGATCGTGTCCGAGAAGTGCCCGGGGGCTCGCTACTCTTAACACGCTACCGTGAGAAATTCAACCAGATGCTCGAGGGAGTCAACGTTGCGCTCGGGGTGACGGGCTCGATCGCGGCCGTCAAGACGGTCGAACTGGCCCACGAGTTGCGGCGGCAGGGAGCCGAGGTGCGGGCCGTGATGACCGGCAGCGCCCGGGGGATCGTCCACCCGTGGGCGGTCGAGTTCGCCACGGACGACGACGTCGTGACCGAGATCACGGGGCGCGTCGAACACGTCGACCTCTGCGGATACGACGGCTGGGCCGACGTCCTGCTGATCGCGCCCGCGACGGCCAACACGGTCGGCAAGATCGCCGGGGCCGTCGACGACACGCCCGTGACGACCTGTGCGACCACCGCGCTCGGATCCGGTACGCCGGTCGTCGTCGCGCCCGCGATGCACGAACCGATGTACGATCACCCCGGCGTCCTCGAGGCGATCGAGACCGTCGAGGCGTGGGGCGTCGACTTCGTCGACCCGCGCATCGAGGAGGGCAAGGCCAAAATCGCCAGCGAGGAAGCCATCGTCTGTGACGTCGCCCGCGCCGCGGACGATCGGCCGCTCGCGGGCGAGCACGTCGTGGTCACAAGCGGTGCGACGGCCGAGTCGATCGATCCGGTCCGGGTGCTCACGAACCGGTCGTCGGGACGGATGGGCCGTGCCGTCGCGAAGGCCTGTTACGCCCGCGGGGCCGACGTGACGCTCGTCCACGGGGTCGTCGGCCCGCGACCGGTCTCCCGCGAGTCGGCGCGCTCCGGCGGCGACGTTCCGTACGCCGACGTCCGCGAGGTCGAGACGGCCGACGACCTGCTCGCGGCAACGATCGACGCCTGCGGGGACGCCGACACGCTGGTGTCGGCCGCTGCGATCGGCGACTACACGGTCGAGACCAGTCCGGAGAAGCTCCGGTCGGGTCAGGACATCACGCTCGACCTCGAGCCGACGCCGAAGGTCATCGACGAGGTCCGCGACCGGTACCCGGACCTGCCGATCGTCGGATTCAAGGCCGAAACGTCGGGCGACGACGGGGCGATGATCGAGGCCGCCCGGAAGACGCTCGACCGGGTCGGCCTCGCGTTCGTCGTCGCCAACGACGCGAGCGTGATGGGGGCCGATCGAACGCGCGCGGTACTGGTCCACGAGGATGACGCCGCACGATACGAGGGGACGAAGGCCGGGCTCGGCGGCGAGATCGCTGCCTCGATCGCGGCGATACTCGGCGACTAATCGTCGGCGGAGTGGCCGACGATCGTCGCGGCTGCTGACCAGTCAGGAGAATTATATAGGTGGCGATCCTGCCACGAATTAATGGGTGTACGTCCGGATTTGACCGGCGCGAAGAGGTGATCTGTGGTGGCCCAGCAACAGCGCAACGAACCCGACGGCCCCCTCTCGAAAGGCGAAGTTTTCGAAGTTCTTCGAAACCAGCGGCGGCGCTACGTGCTCCAGTTCCTGAAACAGGACGGCCGTCCCGTCGAACTCGGTGATCTCGCCCAGCAGATCGCCGCCTGGGAGTACGAGACCACCCTCGACGGCGTCACCCCCGAGCAGCGAAAGCGCGTCTACACGACCCTCCAGCAGACGCACCTGCCGAAGATGGACACGGCCGGCATCCTCGAGTTCGACTCCGATCGGGGCGTCATCGAGCCGACCGATCGGACGCGGGACATCAGCGTCTACCTCGAAATCGTGCCGGGAAGCGAGTTCGCGTGGCGGGAACTGTACCTCTCGCTGGGCGCGATCAGTTGCGCGCTCGTCGCCGCGCTGTGGCTCAGGATCTACCCCATGACGCTGCTATCGGATCTGACGTGGGCGGCGATAATCGCCGTCACGTTCACCGTCACCGCGATCGTCCACATCTACCACGAGCGGAACATGCGCGTCGGACAGGGCGAGCAGCCGCCGGAACTGAGCTACGGCGCCGACGACTGACTTCGACGGGTGTGTGGGTGTCTCACGTTTGCTCGTCGGTATCGTCAACTTTTACTCCGCTACCGACCGACCGACGACATGGATCAGTTGAAACGGTCGCTTCTCGAGGCGCCGATCATCGAGAAAAACGGGTACCACTACTTCGTTCATCCGATCAGCGACGGCGTCCCAAAACTCGATCCGGGACTGCTGCGCGAAATCGTCATCCGGATCATTCGCAAAGCCGAACTCGAGAACGTCGATCGGATCGTCACCCCGGCCGCGATGGGCATCCACATCTCGACCGCGGTTTCGCTGATGACCGACATTCCGCTGACGGTGATCCGCAAACGACAGTACGGACTCGAAGACGAGGTCGCCATCTCCCAGAAAACGGGCTATTCCGAGAACGAGATGTACATCAACGACGTCCGCGAAGGCGAGCGCGTGCTCGTCCTGGACGACGTGCTCTCGACCGGCGGCACGCTCGCGTCGGTCCTCGACGCGCTCAACGAGATCGGTGCCGAGGTCATCGACACCGTCGCGGTCATCAAGAAGGTCGGCGGCGAGAACAAGGTCGACGACGCCGGGTATCAGGTCAAGACGCTGATCAACGTCGACGTCGTCGACGGCGAGGTCGTCATCGTCGACGAAGAAGGCGATTAACGGTCGGTTGGCTTCCCCTACGACGCCCGGCCTGGAATCACGGCGCAGAATTTGGGGTCGGCTCCCGACCCGTCCTGGGTTCGAGAGACGTCCGTCCCACTCGTCGCCGGGCGGATTCGCCCTCTTGGCGGCTGTCTCGTGGGCCGATCGTTAGGTCTTCCGTACGGATCCATCATCGGTTCCGTCCGATCGGAATTTGAACGCCCCGACGTCCGGTGATCGCCTGTCGTCTCGGTTGGAGTCGGAACCGGTGGTCCGACGCGCTCGGGGAGAGGACCTGAACACGTACAGTCCTCTTCGAAGGGGTAATGCCAACCTCTCGAACTGGTATTTTGCTTTTCCGCTTCACACAGTTTCCTATTTCTTGAAGCATTTCGTGATTTTCACTCGAGATTGTATCACGGTTACCCGGATATCAATACGCTTCTTCCCTTTCCCAATGGTATATTAAACGGGGTAAGAATTGCTTGGAGGGGAAGCAATACATATTTATATTTGTGATTCACATTTCGTATCCATGGTGCGGGATCACACGCAGACGGAACGGACTGTTAACCGACGAAAACTCCTCCAAGGCGTTGGAGGCGCCGGTGCGATAGCACTCGCAGGCTGTCTCGGCGGTGAGAGCAATGATAACGACAACGGAGACAAGGAACGAGCACTACAGTTGCTCGAGGAGGGCTTCGAGGAAGAAGGCTTCGAACCGCCGTACGAAGCCGACCTCGTCACGAACGAGAACCCCGAGCGCGTCAAGTGGTCACAGATCGTCCAGCAGGTGCTCGAAGACACGGAGTACTTCGACCTCGAACTGCAGCAGTACGAGTGGACGACCTACCAGGAGGTCGTTCTCAGCGAGGAGT
The nucleotide sequence above comes from Halosolutus halophilus. Encoded proteins:
- the trkA gene encoding Trk system potassium transporter TrkA — its product is MRVIVVGAGEVGTNIAASLDDDHDVVVVDIDGERVESVTYSHDVLAIEGDGTSIETLEEAGIDGADLVIASTDVDETNIVVCGAVKAVSDPFTIARVREPGLFHTWQRSERAFGVDFMVCTDLQTARTIVRIAGMPGARDVELFANGLVTMAEFEVHSDSPVAGETVAEADRYESLTFAAIIRDDDVVVARGETAIRAGDAVVVIGSEENVRGFAGALTPAPTIEDVDEIVIVGGTEIGAQVARLFESRGLEPRLVEQDPDRARELAERLRNTLVLQSDATDIDFLVREHVAESDIVVAALEGDERNLLVSLLAKRIGVDRTIGVVEAGEFIDIFETVGIDVAVNPRLVTAEEITRFTREQRTERIAMLEHDRAEVLEFEIEAASPLAGTRIQEVMADLSDRVVIGAIARDGELITPRGETVLDAGDHVVLFVDTEVLDAVVAYL
- a CDS encoding SRPBCC family protein; amino-acid sequence: MDRILLSTLAYRPPEEVFPHVRSFTDYTRYTDHLTEVRVHGDGSVGSVYDLVLSWWKLTYTARSKVTDVSPPNSLQWRLTKDIDARGEWRVEPEPESAPTDAPTASRIYFDAVYDPYSADRSSISLPRFVSLDWVVDRVEPRLIDEAETVVERLVTDIEGRRRDVELTIHEMP
- a CDS encoding FKBP-type peptidyl-prolyl cis-trans isomerase, which gives rise to MIEPGQIAIVHLTGRLVDGPDAGQIFETTDVDVALEEGIYHDNRDFKPLEFRVGEGHVLPGIDEAVQGMSEGNTRTVVLDPESAYGTVDESAVVTVPRDEIEARSDTTAEVNELVESKTGEVGWIVDVADDEVTIDFNHELAGERVEFEINVLETHGSETGHDVDPADGIGTP
- a CDS encoding sulfite oxidase, with the translated sequence MATGSLAGVGVLAGCGESGNGDAEAEGEPTQDEGEDETEDEGPALEERYPGLRILSPEPENAEAAARETYAEYITPREEHYIRNHYPTPEIEESEWTVSLTGLVDEEVELSMEEIKHSFSTDSVTHTMQCAGNGRSYFEPQVGGNQWTFGAVGNTVWTGTPVSEILEYYGAETSGEYFLTVMGGEHPEGEDVFCRSIPMEKVMDDTLLAYNMNGSPVSPDHGFPVRLLVPGWFGCNNVKWLNRMHVMETMVIGEEWEEEGAPEDGQRTYTHWQQYSYRIVPEEDTRAEHYEDIPVYDTRDQMERTDEIRNAYMYDQVEKSIIGYPGEGQTVSPSPAGTVEIIGVAWAGDDGLNTVEVSTDGGDTWGEAEFFGPVDGNAGWRQFRYVWEDPSSGEHTLASRATDERGYTQPATISDPDDQLRSIEDDQYPWNQSGYGNNAYMPHAVDCTVEE
- a CDS encoding plastocyanin/azurin family copper-binding protein, which translates into the protein MIERRTFLRTASAIAIGSALAGCSGEQDDDEQDANGSSDDADGSGDGDVTEVDVGPEGRLRYEPEEVEIEVGDTVRWTALSEGHNVTSHPDASPKCENPDDADPFTSYEGDDHFAIMDVDETFEHEFAVPGEYVYVCTPHAGQGMVGTVIVTE
- a CDS encoding helix-turn-helix domain-containing protein; its protein translation is MRELTFELGYQDGACPLMDVFMEYPTLTADSIGSCIQRDRFWLIDRFVGPSAALDRIERIRLDGDTPREEITSSDCRAIRQHEILERPSTTLVLYSFVKRTHTCNSVMALAARHLDLGVIFQSQRRGNCHSWRLLMPSDENVDVFCEQAEAHLDDGIRFTLGRLCDAEQLNYDSLASVSIPREQRETLRAAIEHGYYETPRDITVSELADVLDVPQSTVSYRLRQAEARLAKGYLHRSDGEFRARATKHT
- a CDS encoding DUF2061 domain-containing protein, translating into MSHSTSVSSRPLQARKRAIIKTLGYRLLMVAITIAVAWVVVDDARAAIDIGIVANVVKTGTYYTYERLWDRIAWGLFA
- a CDS encoding IS5 family transposase, coding for MQTLPKSRLLQFVEKAFHLAQRATARYSSKFSKQRYTLHQHIVLLCLKIRKNTSYRTLLDELIEMPRIRNEIGLAEIPSPSILCKAFHRLEMAVWRVLLNLSVALLPTNGVVSIDASGFDRSYASKHYTKRAKLTIQQLKVTLLIDTKANAILDIHVTTTRKHDSQIAPSLIRRNRNSIRILLGDKGYDDQTIRSLAREYEIRPLIKHREFTSLHYAWNARMDTDLYGHRSQSETVNSALKRKYGAFVRSRYWWKQFRELVIRCVVYNIEIDLSN
- a CDS encoding helix-turn-helix domain-containing protein; the protein is MSVVAEFTVDADQFQLGDTLSGVPGITFELERCVPTGDLALPFLWATTEEDLDEVVETFETQLLDSPYVKKILALDKIKNGIFYRISWTDPTEDLLDAIIMSDATILQARSEQGTRWEFSVRFVDHDKLALFQNTLADHEVRIHIDRIYTFAEETDHRRQFDLSFEQREALVLAVQRGYFATPSKVSLDELADELGITKQAVSARIRRANEKVLETTLLSSAVAERGGD
- a CDS encoding helix-turn-helix domain-containing protein, which produces MANDDPASTDKTSLSEVFDVLTHGSRRRILLELADHNPRTAAEFEAEEFAVGEGNHDSPKIELHHTHLPALADAGFINWDSQTGTITRGPRFGEIEPLLTLIDDQQEGLPTDWP
- a CDS encoding NAD(P)/FAD-dependent oxidoreductase, with protein sequence MRDVCIVGGGVAGLAASIFTARAGLDTLVVDGGESILARNASLENYPGFPDGVDARRYLQLTREQARNAGAAFELGRVTRAAPIDSATPPESREAGDTGDETAPEEGFVLETEGGEPIETRRVLAASWADSDYLEPLDVGRTQRGSKHLVAVDEAGRTAVEGVYAAGRIADEPHQAIVAAGHGAKVGLAVIHDSEVNFYHDWVVPEGYFTGRGREVPPGCEEIGDAQRRERDEQARERILEAFSEPLDEQPTMHPSVDRD